The Stieleria maiorica genome includes the window GCCTCCGTAGCTACGCTCGCCAGAGCGTGGGCGGCGGCGAATCGCGTCTCCATTCGTGTCGCCACACGACACGTAGCCGGGGAAAGAGGTAGGAAGCTCTAGGCTTTGTCCCTTAACCCGGCAGGGGGCGTATGTGGTAGCGGAATTCGCCAAGAATTTCGGCTTTTCCGTTGTGGACTGTTGCGAGTCGAAAGCCTTGGCGGCCTCCACAGCGGGTTTGACAAAGCCTACCGAAACGCGGGAGCGGACCGAGGAGAAAGCGTTCCCCGCTCAGATGTAAAACATCACTTCGTCGCCCTGGGCCGAGCGGGCGGCGATCTCGGCCAGCGTGGTCCGGGCCAGCACCGCGCGCGAGGCTTCGCTGGCCGCGTCCCAGACCTCGTGCAACATCCGATTGGCCTTCGTGTCGGTCGCATCGGTCTGGCAATTGGAATCCGAACACCCGACCGCTTCGGCAATCTCCAGCAAATTCAGCTCCGTCGGGGCGACCGCCAGCCGATAGCCTCCCTGACTGCCGCGGATGCTCTGCACCCACCCCGCACTGCGCAGTGTTCGCAGGATCTGGACCAAAAACGGAGCCGGGATGCCGTGCCGCTGACTGATCTCACGCACCGCCACCGGGGCTTTTTCGCTCTGCCGCTGCGCCAATTCGATCAACGCCAACGTCGCGTAATGAACTCGTGCCGAGATTGTCACCGAACCACACTCCCCGGTTTCAGTCGTGAAGCCCACATTCGGTTTTCTGAAATCCGCTCCAACGCCCCGCACGCTCGTCTTCACCGAGCAGATTGGCACGCGTGCACGGCCAGCAACCCACGCTGGGATAACCCTGGTCGTGAAGCGGGTTGTAGGGGATGTCGTGCTTGCTGATCAGACTCCAAACCTCTTTCTTGGTCCAATTGGCCAGCGGGCTGATCTTCACGAGCTGGAATTTTTTGTCCCAACCCACGATCGGCGCCTTCGCGCGATCAGGGCTCTGGTCACGCCGGATCGCGCTGGCCCAGGCATGCAGCCCCCGCGCGGCTTCCTTTAACACGCGCAATTTGCGATCGAAGCAGCAGCGATTCGGTTCCGTCTTGTAGACCGGGCCGCCGTTGGCCGCTTCGTATTCCTGGACGGTCTGCGCTGGGTATTTGAATTCGACTTCGATCCCGTACCGCTCTTTCACCGACTCGCGTAGCGCCAGGGTTTCCTTGAACTGGTACCCTGTTTCCAAATTGAAAATCGGCGTCTCCGGGGCGATCTCGCTCAGCATGTGGATGATCGTCATCCCTTCGGGGCCGAATGCGGTGGCCATCGAGAACTTGGGGGCGAACCGCTCCACCGCCCAGGCCAGAATCTCCTGCGGGCTGGCCGATTCCAATCGCTGACTGTGATCGGCCAGTTCCGCCAAAAACTCCTCCGTCGGCGCCAGCGGGGGATCGGCAGCCAGCGCTCCCTGCAATTCGTCCTCCTCCGGCATGCGGTCGGGCGCGGTGTCCGTGACCACCGGAAGCGGTTTGGCACCGGTGTGGGGCTCGGGGGCGACAGACGGTTCGGCGGTCGAGACGGGTTTCATCGTCAGACTTTCACGAAGGCAAAGAGAAAGGCGAGGTTTTTCGAACCAGCGACCGCCCCTGCGATCGCTAGACCGAGTAACAATAGAAAGTTGATCCAGATAGTCAAGTATGGTATCGGCAGGTTCAAGGATCAGATTGAGCGGATTTGGGTTCGCGCGGTGCGGCCTGACGTGTCGAGTGAGCGAAATCCAACGAAAAACGATTCGGGACCAGACCGGCAGGGTGCTACAATCGGTTGATGTTGCGCCGATAGGCCAATACCGCTCATCCAAGCGTCGTTTCCTTGGGGAGGGCCCGTACCTTTGGGGAGGGCCCGCTGGCTCGCGCCAAACGGCTGATAATCGTTTGCCATCAGCCGGCTCGCGCCAGCTTCCGGGCGGCCGTGGCTTAGCTGTATTGGGCGAAAGGCTGCACACGAACGGAACACCAACGGAGCCCCCCTGCGACTCTTCTCCTCCTGCTCTGGCGCCATGATTCACCCCGACCACCATCGGCACAATCCGACGAAACGATTGTCGCTGCTCACCTTCGCAGCAGCTTGCATGATCATCGCCCCCGCGCCCGCACGCGGCGACACCGTCGAAATGCGTGGTGGAGTCCAGCTCGACGGCAAGATCGTGCGGAAGACGGACACCGGATCGAAACCGCATTTGATCGTCGAGGTGGATCCGGAGCTGCGCGTGGCGATCCCGCAGAGTCGCGTCGTCAAAACGGTCAGCGATCAGGACGAAAAACTGGTTTGGTACCGCCAACAGCTGGAACAAATTGGCGAGGATGCCGAAGCGCATTATCAATTGGCGCGCGAGTGCAAGGCGAACGGTTTATTGGCTCAGCGCGACTACCATTTTCAGCGTGCGATCGAAATCGATCCCGATCACCGCCAAGCCCGGTCGGCGCTGAAGTATGTTCGCGATGGCAATGAATGGGTTCTTTTTGCCGACCAACAACGACGTCGAGGATTGATCCCGACCTCCAGCGGCTGGGAAGTCCCGGAGGTCTACCTGCGCGAGCAGCGAAGAGACGAAATCGATCAAGCCTCCAAGGTCTGGATCAAGGAACTCGGCAAGCTGCGCGGATTCGTGTTGCGGCCGGGAAAGCGATCGGCCGAAGCTCTCGAAACGATCAAAGCCATCGACGATCCGCTCGCGTCGACCGCGTTGGCCGAAGCATTGGAGAAGTCGCGTGGAAACAAGCCCGACCCGAAATCGCTGCGGATGATCTATGTCAAACGCCTGGGGGCACTGCGGACATCTGTCGCGGTCCAGGCCCTGGTCAGGACGGGGATCTTTGAACCCGATCCGGGGATTCGCACCGAAGCGTTGATGCAGCTTCAAGAGTATGGTGCGTCGTCCGCGGTCGCGTCCTACCTGCCGCTGCTGAAAGGCGATAGCCGAAAACCGGCCGAAGTGACTGCGGCGCTCCGGGCACTCAACTATTTCCCCGAACCGGAACTGTGGGAAGCGTACGTGGATGCGTTAGTCACGACGCACAAGTCATTGACACCGAAAGGCCCCGGAATGTCGGTCGGCAGCAACAGCTTGGGCGGTTCGGGACTTTCCACCGGTAGCAAGCAAGAGGTGTTGACGAAAACGCAGCAGAACCCTGGCGCGCTTGAATTGCTCCGCCAGATCGCTCCCGGTGTCGACCATCGCTACGACCAGACAGCCTGGCGCAACCACTTTGCCGAACAACTGATGCAAGCCCCCGACGACCTGCGTCGCGATCCGTAGTCGGCAGACAGAACACGTGGGATCGGCTTCCACTCCGGTGAACCGCCCGACCCAAGGTGGCTACCTTCGCCAGAAGGTGGATCTCCGCGCATCTCCACGCTCTGGCGAGCGTAGTTACTTCGACAATGCCGGCGGCCGAATAAACCAGGACGCGATCGCCAACGGCATCATCGCAGCGGCGAAGCAGAGAATCGCGGGGTCGTAGCTGCCCGTGGCGTCGTTGACCCAGCCCATGATCAACGGTCCGCAACCGCTGCCGGCGACGGTTCCACACCAAACCGCCCCGCGAATACTGCCCAGATGTTGTCGACCGTAGTAGCGTACCCAGGCAACGCCGCTGACGGAGATCAGCATTCCCTGCCCGCCGCCGAACAGACCGGCAAACGCTTGCGCGCCGCGAACCGAAGGGTCCAAGTACAGCCAAGCGAGCGAACCGGCGACCAAAGCGGTGCCGATGCCCAACAGGCGATTCAACTTCAAGAAGTCCGCCAACACGCCTCCGCCCAACTGCATCGCCAGCATCGTCATGCCCAGGATCTTGAATAACCCGGCGGCCGTTTCCGGCGGCAGCGCTCGTTGTTCGCACAGTGTGAATAGATAGAACAACACACCGGTGCCGGCCATCGCCCAGATAATGTTCGCAAGTCCCAGGATGTAATACGAACCCGTCCGTGCCGCCTGAGCCAACGTCAATGCGTCCGGGTCCAGATTCCGATCCGGCACGGGCTCGTCGGAATCGGGCTCTTCGGAATCAAACGCATCGGAACCGGACTCGTCCGTGGCATGGCCGGGGGACAAACGTCCGGCATGACCATCCACGTACTGGCCCAGGTCTTCGGGCCGATTGCGGTACAGCAACAACACCAGCGGCAACAGCGTCAGAACCAGGATTGCCGCCAGCGACTGATACGTCGAACGCCAGCCGATGGCAGCGATCGATTCGGCCAGCCACTCGGGGACCCAGGCAAACGCGATCGCCGAGCCGATGCTGAGCACGGCCGAAACTCGCCCGATGCGATTACGAAACCACATCGCCGTGGTGTTACCGGACAACAATGTCAGCGAGCCTTGGCCGAGAAAACGCAGCATGAAAAACGCGGCTAGCAGTCCATAGAACCCGTTCACGCTGGAAGCGAACAGACAGGCTAACGCAAGCGCGACGATCACAATCGATGCGACACGCTTTAACCCATGTCGATCTGCCGCCGGCCCGACAAAGCTCAGCGGAACGGCTGCAAACAACGTCCCCAGCATGTACGCCAAACCGAGTCGGCTTTGCGTCAGATGCAAACTGTCAAGCAACGCCGGCGTGAACGCGCTGACGGCAAACGTCTGCCCCGGACTGGTCCCCACCTGCATCAGCATCGCGATCGGCAGCATCAAGTAGCCATAAAAAAATGGCAGCCGTCGCGCCAGTCGGTCGGAAAGAAAATTCATGGCCAGGCTTAGAGGCGGCTTGTGGTTTCAATTGACGCGCCGAAGTCTTCGCAATCATGCTAGCCCGACGCGTGAGCGAGGGGCCATCTATCGCCCGCTCGCATGTTGAAAACACCGGGCCGAATGACGTCAAATATCGTTCTGGGTTGTTCGTGAGGAGCGTTTACCGCTCGCTGTGGCTTTGACCACTTGGGTGAGATTGCTCTCTCACGCGTCGTTCCCAAAATACTCAGCCCCGGATCATACCCTCGACGTCATTCGACGCCAGTCGCCAGACATCACGCCGTGCGTTGGATCACCTGTTCGGCCGCAATGGTGGCCAACGCTTTGAGCGTCAGTTGGGGATTGATTTCGCAACCGGCGGGAAACAAGGAAGCATCGGCAACGGTCAGGTTGGAAACGTGTTGGCCGCCATCCGTTTTCACCTGGAACGTCGTCGGGTCGACCACGTCACCGATCGACGCGCCGCCTTGGCCGTGCGTGGTCAGCAAGTTAACGAATGCCGGACCGCGGCGGCGGATTTGGCGAATCGCCCACTCCAGATCGTCCATGTCACGAATCCGCAGCGGACGGCCGCCGCGCAGCAACATCGCTTTGGTCGGCAGATGCAGCGTCACACCGTCATCGGGCTTCGCGGCGGCGAAATAGATTCTTGCGATCCGTTGCATGCCCAACAGCAAGATTTCGAATTCATCACAATCCAACGAAATGTTCACCTTGCCACAATCGTCGATCGAATTGCACTTTCGCACCTGCGTGGGCACGACGATGCCGGCCATCGACAGGTGATTGAACCGTCGCATGGTGCAGGCAAACTCTTTGAACCATCCTGTCAACGCCAAGGCGACGGTGCCGGGGAAGTGAAACCAATTCTCCAATGCGGGTTCTTCGACAACCCGGCCGTCTTTTTCGACCATCCGGCGGTCAACCAAGAAACACTGCGTCACGCCCGGTTCGGGGCGATCAGAATCCGACGGCCAAATCGGTTTGTCGAACATCGCATACACCGCCGTTCCCACGTTGGCGGTGAAGCGTTTGCCGAGATGGCGGTTTCGATAACCTCCGGACTTTAGCCCCTGGGCGATCAACCTGGTCGTGGGGCCGATGCCGGCGGCGACGACGTATTGGTCCGCGGTCACGGTCGTGCGGGTGCGGCAACCATCGTCTTCAACGCGTGTGACGTCGACACCGGTGACGATCGGTTGCCCCACGGAATCGGATTCGACACGAAGATGTTTCGCTTCGGTCCGGTACGAAACGCGGGCCGGTTCGGGATTGTGCATCGCCTGGACTAGAAAGCTGTTGGCACCGGTCGGCGCGTACGGATGTAGTCCGCCGATGTGGTCGCCGAAACTGTCGACCGAGTTGTCGCTGCCGCATCCCGAACAATGCAACCGCATGGCGACCGGTAGTGGTTGCACGTCCTCGCCGAGTTCCTTGCAGCCTTCTGCGAATCGCATGCTGCGGTCGCTGACTTGTGTCTCGGTCACCGTAGTGTTGACGCCGAGTTCGGCATTGATGCCATCCATCAGCAGGGCCAGTTGATCGTAGCCGAGCCCTGTGGGCTGGCGGCCGGCCCATTTCGATTCATAAACCTCGCGCGAGATGGGCAGATGGATGGCGTTGTTGACATAGGGTCCGCCGCCGAACACCTTGGCCTGGCAGACATTGATGGTTTGTCGCGGTGGGATCTTTTTTCGCCGGTGGGGAAGCACCAGATCGAGTTTCGAATCGACGTTGCCGAGTCCGCCGCTGATTTGCCCGCCGGCGTCTTTGTAAAGCCGCATCAGGACTTCATCGCTGCGTGGCGGCGCCAGGCGAACGTTGCCATCGGAGTCTTCGATGCGTTGGACCAACGCGTCGGGACTGACGAAATCGCCGTAATCAAGAATCAGGACCTTGCGGCCTTGGGCGGTCAAGCGTGTCGCCGCGGTCGCGCCTCCGGCGCCGCTGCCGATGATGACCACGTCGTAGTGCTGATTCAGATCCGCCAGCGGCGGTGCGGGCAAGGAAACCAGACTGGAAACCTGTTCGCATTTCTTGCTCCAGCCCAATCCGATCAGCTCTCGGGCGGGCGAACGCGAGTGGATCACCAATCGCCCCAGCATCGACAACCCGCTGACGGCCATGTGCAACAGGTGGTCGTCGTCCCACAGGATCAGCGGAGGTGCACCTGCACAGCGCTGGGTTTCGCCTTGATTGAGCAACCGGCGTACGCCCTCGGGGGCGTGATGTTTCAGGCGTTTGGCCGTGTGTTTGACGCTGTAGACGTCCAGCCACAGCAAGGCGACGCTCATGCCCAGTTGCATGCGGTACGGCAGATGGTCGGCGTAGCGCAGGACGTCGTTGGCCACCTGGCATGCATTGTCGCCGCAGCGTCCACACCACAGCGAATCAATCTGGGCCGCCATGATCGCCACCAGCGTGTCGAAACGCTTTTCGCGAATCGTCTGCATCGGGCATTCATGTGTCGGTTTGTCTCCCCAACCGAACAGGCTCAACGGCAACAGTCCCGCAGCCACGGCGCCCTTGCCGAATTGTCGTCGGTTGATTTCGTGGGCAAACAGGTGTGTGCCAAGTTTTGACAGATTGTCCAGCGAAGACAAATCGTCCATCAGGCCCTTCCTTGGTCCATGGTCTGCGTCCTATTTCTCTGCGGCATGCTTCTTGATGCCTCTGTCGCGTTTCTCGATCGCTCTGTTTCGGCAGAAACCAACCGTCGTTTCGCTCAACTTCGTCGTCGCAGGAATCAATTTGGAGCCAAACCACGGCGCGCCTGCGGCATTCTGCACCGGCGGCCCGACGACAACGATCGTACCGATTGCACCAGATCAATCGGGCTGTCCCGCACTCCCCGGGGTCTGTCCCCGTTTCATGACAGGACGTCCCTTGTGGGTGGCTTGCATGTTTTTTTCGGGGGGCTGGTCGCCCGGGGGCTGTCCCCGGACGTTAGTCCCCGTGTCACCGCGACTGAGAATAACCCACGGATGGCAAAGCGTGCCCACGGATATCCGCCTGCTGGACATCCGTTGGTTCGCGCTGTCATCCGCGAGCGTATTCGTCAGTTCAGGTCAAGCGTCCTCCGGGGTCTGTCCCCGAACTCCCCGGGGTCTGTCCCCGAGCTTCTGGGGTCTGTCCCCGAGCTTCTGGGGTCTGTCCCCGGGCTTCTGGGGTCTGTCCCCGAATGAGGGGGCAGTTGGACGGTGGAGAATCGCCCGAGCGTGGCGGTGAGAGGCTGGAAGCCTGTCCCACTTGGGCCGGGCGCCGGTCTGGGTGATAATCGGACGCGAAACGAATCCTTGGGCCTAACCCGGTGATGATCAGGATGGACAAACGAACAGATCTAGTGACCACCGAAAAGCTGCCTCGGGCGGAGTTTCACCTCAACCAACCCTTCCCACCGGCCGGCGATCAGCCTCAAGCGATCGAGCAACTGACCAAGGGATTCAATGCCGGATCCTCGGCTCAGGTGCTGCTCGGGGCGACCGGCACTGGAAAAACCTTCACCATGGCCAACGTGATCGCTAACGTCGGCCGGCCGGCGCTGGTGTTGAGTCACAACAAAACACTCGCGGCACAGCTGTACAGTGAATTCAAGGAGTTTTTTCCTGAGAACGCCGTTCACTATTTCGTCAGCTACTACGACTACTACCAACCCGAAGCCTACATCCCCCAGCGCGACGTCTACATCGAAAAAGACGCTTCGATCAATGAAGAAATCGATCGCTTGCGTTTGGCCACCACCAGCAGCCTGGTCAGCCGCCGCGATGTCGTGATCGTCGCCTCGGTCAGCAGCATCTACGGCCTCGGTTCGCCGGAGGATTACAAGCAGTTGGTCGTCGGCCTGACGCGTGGCGAATCGATTCGCCGCGATCATTTGCTGTTAAAGCTGGTCGACGTGTTGTATGAGCGCAACGACATGGCATTCGAACGCGGCAAGTTTCGCGTCCGCGGCGACAGCATCGAACTGTGGCCCAGCTATGAAGAATTCGCCTACCGCATCGAGATGTGGGGCGACCAGATCGACCAGATCTCGATCATCAAACCCGTCTCCGGCGAAACCGTCAAAACACTCTCCCAAGTCTTCATCTACCCCGCCAAACACTTCGTCATGCCGGACGATCGCATCAAACGTGCGATCAGCGTGATCCGCGCAGAACTAAACCATCAGCTGGAGTTGTTCCAAAAACAGGGCAAGTTGCTCGAAGCCCAACGTCTGTCCGCGCGGACACGCTTTGACTTGGAGATGTTGGCCGAGGTGGGGCATTGCCCGGGCATCGAAAACTACTCGCGTCCCTTGTCGGGCAAAGAACCGGGCGCTTCGCCGGATACACTGTACGAATTCTTTCCCGACGATTTCATCACCTTCGTCGACGAATCACACGTCACCGTGCCCCAAGTCCGCGCGATGTACGCCGGTGACCGCAGCCGAAAGCTGACGCTGGTCGACCACGGTTTTCGATTGCCCAGCGCGCTCGACAACCGACCGCTGAAATTCGAAGAGTGGGAGGAGCGAACCGGCCAAATCTGCTTCGTCAGCGCAACCCCCAGCGATTACGAATTGGAGCGGACCGGCGGCGAAGTCATCGAACAGATCATTCGCCCAACCGGGTTGTTGGATCCGGAGGTCGAGGTGGTTTCGGCACGCGGTCAAGTCAATCATTTGATCAACGAGATTCGTGTCCGAGCCGAGCGGGACGAACGGGTACTCGTCACTGCCCTGACGAAACGGTTGGCCGAAGACCTGGCGAATTTCTTCCAAGAACAAAACGTCCGCTGTCGCTGGCTGCACAGCGAACTCAATGCGTTTGAACGCGTGGATCTGTTGCAAGAGTTGCGCGCCGGGCACTTCGATTGTCTCGTCGGCGTCAACCTGCTCCGCGAAGGCTTGGACCTGCCGGAAGTGTCACTGGTCGCGATCCTGGACGCCGACAAGGAAGGATTTTTGCGCAGCGAAACCAGTTTGATTCAAACCATCGGCCGCGCGGCCCGAAACGCCAACAGCAAAGTGATCTTGTACGCCGACAAGGTGACCGATTCGATGCGAATGGCGATCGATGAAACCGAACGCCGCCGCGCGATCCAACAAGCGTACAACGACGAGCATGGCATCACCCCCGAAACGGTGCGCAAAAAGATCAAGGCGGGGATCGAAACCGACGCCGCCAAACGCCGCAAAACGGCCGCCAAGGCGCAGGAAGAATCCGAAACCACGTACATCACGCTCGAATTCGTCGAAGCGTTGGAACGCGAGATGTTGTCGGCCGCCGAGGACCTGGAATTTGAGCGCGCGGCCCAGCTGCGCGACCGGGTCCTGCAGCTGAAAGAAAACATCGGTAAACCGCTGGCGGAGGTCGAGGTGGACAAACCTGCCAGTGCGACCGGCCGTCAAAACCAACGCGGACGCCGCAAAGGCACCAAGGGGACCGGGGGACGGAGCAAGATCCCGCGCCCCAAACGCGGGTGAGCGGCGATCGGCGGTCAGTTCGCGACGACACCCACCTTGCCTCGTTCCCAGGCTCCGGGTTTGTAACGCACTGCAGCGGGGAGAAAATCAACGGACGTCAGGCGGTTCACGCAAGTGCCCCTGTTTCTTAGCCGTCGACAGAAATCGGGTAAGAAGATTTCGGGGGTAAGAAAATGATGAAATGCACCACCCATTCGATTCAGCTAATTTTCCTACCTCCAAAATCTTCTTACCTCTCCATCGTGCCACGTCGTCCTGTCGAGCCGGTAACGAAGAGGAGGGGGATGACAGAATGATTCGCGCACAGAATGGTGGTGCGATAACTCCAGCCGGCTAATCTCGTCCCCGCAGGGTTTTCCTGATCGGAATCCGGCTGCCCCGAAGTGGGCGAATCGCCCCTCGGAACGGCGGCGCCTGGCTGTTAATCGGCGCTCGCCGCGGGTACGATTCTCGCCATGACTCCGATGATGAAACAGTACCACGAGGCGAAGGCGGCGTGCGGTGACGCACTGCTGCTGTTTCGCATGGGCGATTTTTATGAACTGTTTTTGGACGACGCCAAAACGGCCGCCCGCATTCTCGGGCTGACCCTGACCAGTCGCGACAAGGACAGCGCCAATCCGACGGCGATGGCGGGATTCCCCCATCATCAGCTCGATTCCTACCTGAGCAAGTTGATCCAAGCCGGGTTCCGCGCCGCGGTGTGTGAACAGGTGGAGGATCCGAAACAGGCCAAGGGGTTGGTCAAACGCGAAATCACCCGTCTGGTCAGCGCGGGGACGTTGACCGACGACGATTTGCTGAATCCGCGCGAAGCGAATTATCTGGCCGCGGTCGTGTTGCACTCGCCGCGGAAAGGCAAGAAACAGTCCGACGAGCCCGTCGCGGGAATCGCGTGGGCGGAACTGTCCAGCGGACGTTTCTGTGCCGGCGTGTTCCCGGTGTCGCGGGTCGAAGATGAACTGGCGCGGATCGGACCGGCCGAAGTCATCTACCGCGAAGACGACGCCAATTTTTCACCGGATTCGACCGCACCCTGGTCGTGGACGGCGCGGCCGGCGTGGAGCTTTGCCGAAGACGCGTCGATCGAGTTGCTGTGCAAACAGTTCTCGGTCGGTTCGCTCGAAGGGTTCGGATTTCGCGACGATGATACCGCCGCGATTCGCGCCGCCGGCGCTGCCCTGACCTATCTGCAAGAAACACAACCCGGCGGCCTGGACCACTTTCGATCCATCTCGGCACACCACCGCAGCGGCGTTCTGGAGATCGACGCCTCGACGCGGCGCAGTCTGGAGATTACGAGAACGCTACGAACCTCCTCGCGCGACGGATCACTCGTCGATGCGATCGACATGACTTGCACGTCGGCGGGATCGCGGTTGTTGGCCGATTGGATCGCCGCACCGCTGGTCGACTTGGACGCAATCTGCCATCGGCATGATGCCGTCGCAGAATTTCACTCGGGCGCGTCGCTGCGCGGCGATGTCCGATCGACGCTGAAGCAGACCTACGACATCACACGGTTGTTGGCTCGAATCGCAACCGGTCGAACCGGGCCGCGCGATCTGCAACAGGTTGCGCGGACACTTTCCGGGTTGCCGACGCTGAAAGCCAAACTGGCCGGGCGAAAACCAAAGCGCATCGCACATTTGGAGTCCCATCTGCATCTGTGCCCCGAACTGCGCAGCGAATTGGAATCGGCGTTGGCCGACGAATGTCCGCTCAACGCCGCCGACGGAAACTTCGTTCGGGAAGGCTTCGATCCCGAACTGGACTCGCTGCGCGAATTGGCTGCCGGCGGAAAGCAGTGGATCTTGGAATACCAACAAGGTCAGATGGACGCGACCGGCATCCCAAACCTGAAGGTCGGCTACAACAAGGTCTTCGGGTATTACTTGGAGGTGACCAACGCGCACAAAGACAAGGTGCCCGCGGATTTCATTCGCAAACAAACGCTGAAGAATTGTGAACGCTACATCACGCCGGAGTTGAAAGAGTACGAGGAGAAAGTGCTTGCGGCGGATGAAAAGGCATCGGCCCGCGAGCAATTGATCTTCCACAACCTGCGAACTCGGACGCATCAGCATTTGGCCACGCTGCAGGAAGTCGCGGCGGCGATGGCGGAGTTGGATGTGTTGGCGGCGCTTGCCGAGTTGTCCGCACAGAGGAACTGGGTGCGTCCGCAGATGACCGATGACTCGGTGCTGCGGATCGAAGAAGGCCGGCATCCGGTGTTGGATGTGTCGTTGCCGCAAGGCGAGTTCGTGCCCAACGACTGCGTTCATTCGCCGGAAACCGGAATGATCTTACTGATCACCGGCCCCAACATGTCGGGAAAGAGCACGTACATTCGACAGGTCGCTCTTATCACCCTGTTGGCTCAAGCCGGATCGTTCGTACCCGCTCGCACCGCGTTGATCGGGATCGCCGATCGGATCTTTGCCCGCGTGGGAGCCAGCGATGAACTCAGCCGCGGCCAAAGTACGTTCATGGTCGAAATGGTTGAAACGGCGCGGATCTTGAACACCGCCTCGTCACGATCGCTGGTGATTTTGGATGAAATCGGCCGCGGCACCAGCACCTACGACGGTCTGTCGCTGGCTTGGGCGATCACCGAGCACTTGCACGAACAAATCGGTTGCCGCACGCTGTTCGCCACCCACTACCACGAATTGACTCAGTTGGAAGAGTCACTGCCGCGAGTTGCAAATCTGAATGTGGCGGTCAAAGAATGGAACGACGAAGTAGTCTTTTTGCACCGCATCATTCCAGGCGGGGCGGACAAGAGTTACGGAATCCACGTCGCCCGACTGGCCGGCGTGCCGAGTGAAGTCAACGAGCGTGCCAAGGACGTGTTGGCACAGCTGGAAATCGATCATCGCGATGCACTGGATCGGCCCACGATCGCTCCGCCGCAGGGACACAACGCTCGTGAAGGCGGCTCGTACCAGTTGACGCTGTTCGGGTTCGCCGACCATCCGGTGCTCAGTCAGGTGCAGCGATTGGACCTGAATTCAATGACCCCGATCGACGCGATGCAGTTC containing:
- the mutS gene encoding DNA mismatch repair protein MutS — translated: MTPMMKQYHEAKAACGDALLLFRMGDFYELFLDDAKTAARILGLTLTSRDKDSANPTAMAGFPHHQLDSYLSKLIQAGFRAAVCEQVEDPKQAKGLVKREITRLVSAGTLTDDDLLNPREANYLAAVVLHSPRKGKKQSDEPVAGIAWAELSSGRFCAGVFPVSRVEDELARIGPAEVIYREDDANFSPDSTAPWSWTARPAWSFAEDASIELLCKQFSVGSLEGFGFRDDDTAAIRAAGAALTYLQETQPGGLDHFRSISAHHRSGVLEIDASTRRSLEITRTLRTSSRDGSLVDAIDMTCTSAGSRLLADWIAAPLVDLDAICHRHDAVAEFHSGASLRGDVRSTLKQTYDITRLLARIATGRTGPRDLQQVARTLSGLPTLKAKLAGRKPKRIAHLESHLHLCPELRSELESALADECPLNAADGNFVREGFDPELDSLRELAAGGKQWILEYQQGQMDATGIPNLKVGYNKVFGYYLEVTNAHKDKVPADFIRKQTLKNCERYITPELKEYEEKVLAADEKASAREQLIFHNLRTRTHQHLATLQEVAAAMAELDVLAALAELSAQRNWVRPQMTDDSVLRIEEGRHPVLDVSLPQGEFVPNDCVHSPETGMILLITGPNMSGKSTYIRQVALITLLAQAGSFVPARTALIGIADRIFARVGASDELSRGQSTFMVEMVETARILNTASSRSLVILDEIGRGTSTYDGLSLAWAITEHLHEQIGCRTLFATHYHELTQLEESLPRVANLNVAVKEWNDEVVFLHRIIPGGADKSYGIHVARLAGVPSEVNERAKDVLAQLEIDHRDALDRPTIAPPQGHNAREGGSYQLTLFGFADHPVLSQVQRLDLNSMTPIDAMQFLQRAQRELQSNPVVKS
- the uvrB gene encoding excinuclease ABC subunit UvrB, producing the protein MDKRTDLVTTEKLPRAEFHLNQPFPPAGDQPQAIEQLTKGFNAGSSAQVLLGATGTGKTFTMANVIANVGRPALVLSHNKTLAAQLYSEFKEFFPENAVHYFVSYYDYYQPEAYIPQRDVYIEKDASINEEIDRLRLATTSSLVSRRDVVIVASVSSIYGLGSPEDYKQLVVGLTRGESIRRDHLLLKLVDVLYERNDMAFERGKFRVRGDSIELWPSYEEFAYRIEMWGDQIDQISIIKPVSGETVKTLSQVFIYPAKHFVMPDDRIKRAISVIRAELNHQLELFQKQGKLLEAQRLSARTRFDLEMLAEVGHCPGIENYSRPLSGKEPGASPDTLYEFFPDDFITFVDESHVTVPQVRAMYAGDRSRKLTLVDHGFRLPSALDNRPLKFEEWEERTGQICFVSATPSDYELERTGGEVIEQIIRPTGLLDPEVEVVSARGQVNHLINEIRVRAERDERVLVTALTKRLAEDLANFFQEQNVRCRWLHSELNAFERVDLLQELRAGHFDCLVGVNLLREGLDLPEVSLVAILDADKEGFLRSETSLIQTIGRAARNANSKVILYADKVTDSMRMAIDETERRRAIQQAYNDEHGITPETVRKKIKAGIETDAAKRRKTAAKAQEESETTYITLEFVEALEREMLSAAEDLEFERAAQLRDRVLQLKENIGKPLAEVEVDKPASATGRQNQRGRRKGTKGTGGRSKIPRPKRG